A stretch of Ranitomeya variabilis isolate aRanVar5 chromosome 3, aRanVar5.hap1, whole genome shotgun sequence DNA encodes these proteins:
- the LOC143815058 gene encoding uncharacterized protein LOC143815058 isoform X1, with translation MPAGDTLRTIPHKRASVAHTRMAGNIKKQSGKQGHSKFLCYSFPSLVGKEPEYFKRDSLGTRNIPGNNNRCKSQGVGSPHGKQSDSGQLVNSGTISILESKRTLGSVSGSPIISSLHSRTSCPNFLGQYSDSSLYQSPGGNKVSVTDEFLRQNSPPGGNESTLPFRTTYSRVKKRESRLPESNSVETRRMVPKSVRLQPDHENVGNPNNRSVRQSQKQKSKQILFSKPRRESPGSGCFSHSLDTQTNLRLSTNHPNSGGHPQGQRGQNKDDPYCPILAKKDMVFLAKDAISLRPMGSSEFARPVTARTDPPPTGDELAFDSLAFERELLIKRGFSDNLVTTLLKCRKPITTKIYGKTWKKFLSVSKVKIQEGPSINKILEFLQKGLEQGLAVSTLKVQIAALGALYNQNIAANPWIIRFVKAVTRSKPVVTQKMPSWDLNLVLSALSGPPFEPIDVIPIKILSLKTILLVALTSARRISDIQALSSNPPFTKIMDDRVTLKPDPAYLPKVATKFHRSQEISLPSFCPNPRNEKEQNFHNLDVRRCLVQYLDSTREYRKEGSLFVCFQGPRKGFRASKGTLARWIKEAIALAYSSTGNAIPDGIRAHSTRAVATSWAERSEVSIEQICKAATWSSPSTFFRHYRLNLASVSDLTFGRRVLEAVVPP, from the coding sequence atgcctgccggcgatacccttcgcacaattccacacaagagagcttcagtggcacatactagaatggcaggtaatattaaaaaacaatctggaaagcagggtcactctaaattcctctgttattcattcccttctctggtggggaaagagcCAGAATATTTCAAGAGGGATTCCCTGGGTACCCGAAATATCccgggtaataacaaccgatgcaagtcccagggggtggggagcccacatgggaaacagagtgactcagggcaactggtcaattcaggaactatcagcatcctcgaatcaaaaagaactctgggcaGTGTATCAGGCTCTCCTATCATTTCTTCCCTACATTcgaggacatcatgtccgaattttctcggacaatatagtgacagtagcctatatcaatcaccaggggggaacaaggtctcagttactgatgaattcctccgccaaaattcTCCGCCTGGCGGAAACGAATCTACTCTCCCTTTCCGCACTACATATTCAAGGGtcaaaaaacgagaaagcagaCTACCTGAGTCGAACTCAGTTGAGACAAGGCGAATGGTCCCTAAATCAGTCCGTTTACAACCAGATCACGAgaatgtggggaaccccaacaatagatctgttcgccaatcacaaaaacaaaaaagtaaacaaattttgttctctaaacccagaagggaatccccaggctctggatgcttttctcattCCTTGGACACACAAACTAACTTACGCCTTTCCACCAACCATCCTAATTCCGGCGGTCATCCGcaaggtcagagaggacaaaacaaagatgatccttattgccccattctggccaaaaaggacatggttttcctggctaaggatgctatcagtctcagacccatgggttctTCCGAATTTGCCAGACCTGTTACAGCAAGGACCGATCctccacccacaggagacgaacttgcatttgacagcctggcttttgagcgGGAACTATTAATAAAAAGAGGTTTTTCAGACAACTTGGTTacaacattattaaaatgtagaaaacctattactaccaAAATTTAtggcaaaacatggaaaaaattcttgtctgtatcTAAAGTCAAAATCCAGGAGGGACCTTCAATTAATAAgatacttgagttcctacaaaaagggctggaacaaggattagcggttagtacccttaaggtgcagatagcagccctgggtgctctctataaccagaatatagcagccaacccgtggataataagattcgttaaagcggtaacaagatcaaaacctgtagttacccaaaagatgccctcatgggacctaaactTAGTCCTTTCAGCATTATCTGGTCCACCATTCGAACCCATAGATGTGATTCCCATAAAAATACTGTCACTAAAAACCATtcttctagtagccttaacatcggcacgcaGGATAAGCGACATTCAAGCCCTGTCCTCTAACCCCCCTTTCACAAAAATCatggatgatagagtcactctaaaacctgacccggcctatttgccaaaagtggcaacaaaattccataggtcacaggaaatatccctgccgtccttctgcccgaaccctagaaatgagaaagagcagaacttccatAACCTAGACGTCAGAAGATgtctagtccaatacctagattccactagggagtataggaaggaaggctctctctttgtctgttttcagggtcccagaaaaggattccgggcatccaagggtaccttggcaaggtggataaaagaggcaatagcgttggcatattcatccacggggaatgcgatcccggacggtataagagcgcattccacaagagcagtagctacctcatgggctgagaggtcagaggtatcaatagaacagatctgtaaggcggccacctggtcatcaccgtcgaccttttttaggcactatagattaaatctagcctctgtgtctgacctgaccttcggtcgaagggttcttgaggcggtggtccctccctaa
- the LOC143815058 gene encoding uncharacterized protein LOC143815058 isoform X2: MEDSDSQQLPARQQQHKKNDPKSSRRSGSSSRSTQRSRSAARTNSPPQETPLPDPGPLPEPGKKSLEKKKNRVCPTCNKALPVTWGKKLCKSCIQHLLCEETPDFASELKNIIRSEVQNALLSSKKGKEKAKETVYAHSVRSSSEDADSDDSKSSLSSSDEDSGRHCFPLEEVDALVKVVRATMGVEDPRPDKTAQDIMFGGLTQKKRRAFPLNSNVQTLIKKEWEKPDRKNSSVPSLKRKYPFDDEASTSWDKAPKLDVAVAKASKKFALPFEDMGTLKDPLDKKADTFLKGAWESAGGSLRPAVAATCTSRSLMVWVDQLESQIKDGSPRNKLLDSIPAIRAAAAFLADSSADSVRLTSKAAALSNAARRTLWLKSWPGDLQTKLKLCSIPCEGNFLFGETLDDILQKAGDKKKGFPNLGPTPFKQSFRSRKFFRRRPPRDQNKWEEGRRRDRGYLFGNTSRDKKPAK; the protein is encoded by the exons ATGGAGGACAGCGATTCCCAGCAGCTGCCAGCCAGGCAGCAGCAGCATAAGAAAAATGACCCAAAGAGCTCCAGAAGAAGTGGATCAAGCAGTCgatccacacagcgcagcagatctgctgcaaggaCTAACTCCCCTCCTCAGGAGACTCCACTACCAGATCCCGGCCCtcttccagaaccg ggtaagaagagcctggagaaaaagaaaaatagagtctgccccacatgtaacaaagctttgccggtaacttggggaaaaaagctttgtaaatcctGTATCCAGCATCTATTGtgtgaagaaacccctgactttgcctctgaACTTAAAAATATAATTAGATCAGAAGTTCAGAATGCCCTGTTATCctccaaaaaagggaaggaaaaggcgaaggagacggtatatgctcactctgtccgatcctcatctgaggacgcggactctgatgattccaaatcctccctatcttcctctgatgaagattcgggccgtcaCTGTTTCCCATTAGAGGAAGTGGACGCTTTAGTTAAAGTCGTCAGGGCcaccatgggggttgaggatcccaggcctgataaaacggctcaagacatcatgtttggaggtctgacacaaaaaaagcggagagcttttccgttaaactccaatgtccagactctaatcaaaaaagaatgggagaaaccagacagaaaaaattcttcagtaccctcgctgaaaagaaaatatcccttcgatGATGAagcgtccacttcttgggacaaggcacccaaaTTGGACGTGGCAGTAGCCAAAGCTTCAAAAAAATTCGCgctcccatttgaggatatgggtaccctcaaagaccccttagacaaaaaagcagatacctttctcaaaggggcttgggaatcggctgggggtagcctgagacctgcagtcgcggcaacctgcacctccaggtctttAATGGTATGGGTTGACCAGTTGGAAAGCCAGATCAAGGACGGATCACCCAGGAATAAATTATTAGACTCAATCCCTGCAATTAGAGCTGCAGCAGCTTTCCTAGCagactcctcagcggactcagtGCGTCTAACATCCAAAgccgctgccctctccaacgcGGCCAGAAGGACCCTTTGGCTTAAaagctggccaggggatctccaaacaaagtTGAAGCTGTGTTCTATACCTTGCGAGGGAAACTTCTTATTtggggaaaccctggatgacatcctccagaaagcgggtgacaaaaagaaggggtttccaaatctgggaccaaccccatttaaacagtcctttcggagTAGAAAATTTTTTCGTCGAAGACCACCTAGAGACCAAAATAAGTGGGAAGAAGGTAGAAGACGAGATAGAggctacctctttggcaacacctcccgtgataaaaaacCCGCCAAATGA